A genomic window from Populus alba chromosome 19, ASM523922v2, whole genome shotgun sequence includes:
- the LOC118027942 gene encoding MDIS1-interacting receptor like kinase 2-like, which produces MTSLKISNNNVSGEIPPELGKASQLHLIDLSSNQLKGAIPKDLGASNNLSGLIPKQLGECSNLLLLNLSGNKFRESIPGEIGFLLSLEDLDLSCNFLTREIPRQLGQLQRLETLNVSHNMLSGRIPSTFKDMLSLTTVDISSNKLQGPVPDIKAFHNASFEALRDNMGICGNASGLKPCNLPRSNKTVKRKSNKLVVLIALPLLGSLLLVFVVIGALYILCKRARKRNAEPENEQDRNIFTILGHDGKKLYKNIVEATKEFNSNYCIGEGGYGTVYKAVMPTEQVVAVKKLHRSQTEKLSDFKAFEKEVCVLANIRHRNIVKMYGFCSHAKHSFLVYEFIERGSLRKIITSEEQAIEFDWMRRLNVVKGMGGALSYLHHSCSPPIIHRDITSNNILLDLEYEAHVSDFGTARLLMPDSSNWTSFAGTFGYTAPELAYTMKVTEKCDVYSFGVVTMEVMTGRHPGDLISALLSPGSSSSSSMPPIAQHALLKDVLDQRISLPKKGAAEGVVHMMKIALACLHPNPQSRPTMEKISFELTTKWPPLPMAFCTISLGDLLIS; this is translated from the exons ATGACAAGccttaaaatctcaaacaataaTGTTTCTGGTGAGATACCACCAGAGCTTGGGAAGGCTTCTCAATTGCACTTGATAGATCTGTCATCAAATCAGTTAAAAGGAGCCATCCCAAAAGATTTAGGGG CATCTAATAATCTGAGTGGATTGATTCCAAAACAACTTGGGGAATGCTCGAATTTATTGTTGCTGAACCTCAGTGGTAATAAATTTCGAGAAAGCATTCCAGGCGAGATAGGCTTTCTACTTTCTCTTGAAGATCTTGATCTTAGCTGCAATTTCCTGACTCGAGAGATACCAAGGCAACTTGGGCAACTGCAACGGTTGGAAACTCTGAATGTCTCTCACAACATGCTTTCTGGACGGATTCCAAGCACTTTCAAAGACATGTTAAGCTTAACAACTGTGGATATATCATCCAATAAGCTACAAGGCCCTGTTCCCGATATCAAAGCCTTCCACAACGCTTCATTTGAGGCATTAAGGGATAATATGGGTATATGTGGCAACGCCAGTGGTCTGAAGCCGTGCAATCTTCCAAGAAGCAACAAAACTGTTAAAAGAAAGAGCAACAAACTAGTGGTTTTGATTGCACTCCCTCTTTTAGGAAGCTTGCTTTTAGTGTTTGTTGTGATTGGAGCTTTATACATTCTCTGCAAAAGAGCTAGGAAGAGAAACGCTGAGCCAGAAAATGAACAAGATCGAAACATATTCACGATATTGGGCCATGATGGGAAGAAGTTGTATAAGAATATCGTTGAAGCTACAAAGGAATTCAACTCCAACTACTGCATTGGCGAAGGAGGATATGGAACTGTTTATAAAGCAGTGATGCCAACAGAACAGGTGGTTGCTGTGAAGAAACTTCACCGATCACAAACAGAAAAGTTGTCCGATTTTAAAGCTTTTGAAAAGGAAGTATGTGTGTTGGCAAATATTCGACATCGAAATATTGTGAAAATGTATGGATTTTGCTCACATGCAAAGCattcttttttggtttatgaGTTCATTGAAAGAGGAAGCTTGAGAAAGATTATAACCAGTGAGGAACAAGCAATTGAGTTCGATTGGATGAGAAGGCTAAACGTTGTGAAAGGGATGGGTGGAGCTTTATCCTATCTACACCATTCTTGCTCTCCTCCGATCATTCATCGAGACATTACCAGCAATAATATCCTTCTGGACTTGGAATATGAAGCACACGTCTCCGACTTTGGCACAGCTAGACTGTTGATGCCTGACTCATCCAATTGGACCTCATTTGCAGGTACTTTTGGATATACTGCTCCAG AGCTAGCTTACACAATGAAAGTGACTGAAAAATGCGATGTCTATAGCTTCGGAGTGGTAACAATGGAGGTGATGACAGGAAGGCACCCAGGCGATCTTATTTCAGCACTCTTATCACCAGGATCTTCGTCTTCATCATCGATGCCACCGATTGCTCAACATGCACTATTGAAGGATGTGCTAGACCAACGCATCTCGCTTCCTAAAAAAGGAGCAGCAGAGGGCGTTGTCCACATGATGAAAATTGCACTTGCATGCTTGCATCCCAATCCCCAATCCCGGCCTACAatggaaaaaatttctttcGAGCTTACAACCAAGTGGCCTCCACTGCCCATGGCATTTTGCACAATAAGTTTGGGAGATCTCTTAATCTCATAG